A window of the Halodesulfovibrio sp. genome harbors these coding sequences:
- a CDS encoding toprim domain-containing protein has protein sequence MSTVIASSDYRVGAADIVKALLGDARFTLKEQGGYLRGGPCPSCGKNELFTSIEKPWILKCSRLNKCGWEETTRELLPELFENIAEKYTPTQQEPNRTAEAYLGLNRGFDISKLRGVYEQGFFQYPNSPHMTPTVRVYMNEERSAWWERLINPLSGRRKANFKGDYKGTAWTLPQFQLEKGERCFLVEGFFHNVALLHAGRKAATCWSCSNFPEKFIEQHKGKNIRWTIALDADPAGQKAAKKFARLIENMGERCEVLILPSGGKDWDDYHRTNSITGAFIKNCLYYGRLFMAATANEKAYHHYLRHELRYYIIDFDNCMYRIECGEKFQEALETAAAVRRNKEEQETAEDSAEKDKPEQKEDMDWRRVILESPKGWDIFLQHADVTNISNVFPEMLYHEADELMEKEQYYVMRINFPRKAPVIIQLEGSYLSSAQNFAAALLSKTAGGDFSGTNGDFLHLRKRWLNIA, from the coding sequence ATGTCAACAGTGATTGCTTCTTCAGATTATCGAGTTGGGGCGGCGGATATTGTTAAGGCGTTGTTGGGTGATGCGCGTTTTACATTAAAAGAACAAGGGGGCTACCTTCGGGGTGGCCCTTGTCCTTCGTGCGGTAAGAACGAGCTTTTCACCAGCATCGAAAAGCCTTGGATTCTTAAATGTAGCCGGCTGAATAAATGTGGATGGGAAGAAACAACGCGCGAGTTGCTTCCGGAGCTTTTTGAAAACATAGCAGAAAAGTACACGCCTACTCAGCAAGAGCCCAACCGTACTGCAGAGGCATACCTTGGGCTGAATCGTGGATTCGACATATCGAAACTCCGCGGTGTGTATGAGCAGGGTTTCTTCCAGTATCCGAATAGTCCGCATATGACTCCAACAGTGCGCGTGTATATGAACGAGGAGCGTTCTGCATGGTGGGAACGCTTAATCAATCCGCTCTCCGGAAGGCGTAAAGCAAATTTTAAAGGTGACTACAAAGGCACAGCGTGGACACTGCCGCAGTTTCAGCTGGAGAAAGGCGAGCGCTGCTTTTTGGTAGAAGGATTTTTTCACAACGTCGCGCTACTTCATGCGGGGCGCAAAGCTGCCACGTGTTGGTCGTGTAGTAATTTTCCTGAAAAGTTTATTGAGCAGCACAAGGGTAAAAACATCCGGTGGACGATCGCACTTGATGCAGATCCTGCAGGACAAAAAGCTGCGAAGAAGTTTGCCCGGTTGATTGAGAACATGGGAGAGCGCTGCGAAGTGCTGATTCTGCCTTCTGGCGGAAAAGACTGGGACGACTACCACCGCACCAATTCCATCACCGGCGCATTCATTAAGAACTGCTTGTACTACGGTCGGCTGTTTATGGCGGCTACAGCGAACGAAAAAGCCTACCACCATTACCTGCGGCACGAGCTACGCTACTACATTATTGATTTCGACAATTGCATGTACCGCATCGAGTGCGGAGAGAAATTTCAAGAAGCGCTGGAAACAGCCGCTGCTGTGCGTAGAAATAAAGAAGAGCAGGAAACAGCTGAAGATTCGGCAGAGAAGGACAAGCCGGAACAGAAGGAAGATATGGATTGGCGTAGAGTCATTCTGGAGTCACCAAAAGGGTGGGACATCTTCCTGCAGCATGCAGACGTAACTAATATAAGTAACGTCTTTCCGGAGATGCTTTACCACGAGGCGGATGAGCTTATGGAAAAGGAACAATACTACGTTATGCGTATTAATTTCCCCCGTAAGGCGCCCGTAATTATTCAGTTGGAAGGCTCGTATCTTTCCAGCGCCCAAAACTTTGCAGCTGCATTGCTGAGCAAAACAGCCGGTGGCGATTTCTCCGGAACAAATGGCGACTTCCTGCATCTGCGAAAACGCTGGCTCAACATTGCCTAG
- a CDS encoding phage regulatory CII family protein — translation MNSTYTDGSMVRDNCYSLHKIGPEDAFKLALERSGMTWQKLSKEMGWAESHTKRVFSLERYFPTYEDLPKFCSTVGNMVIINWLQVQAMQYGMEHKHADVDCQSLVFRISKLFGETSDVGQEAHSAVADGVLEPKELRRIIGELNDVVNTSLDMIADLRQLERKLKAEQ, via the coding sequence ATGAATTCAACGTACACAGATGGCTCAATGGTTCGCGATAACTGCTACTCACTCCACAAAATAGGACCGGAGGATGCTTTTAAGCTGGCGCTCGAGCGTTCCGGCATGACCTGGCAGAAGCTTTCCAAAGAAATGGGTTGGGCAGAATCCCACACCAAGCGTGTATTTAGCCTGGAACGTTATTTTCCTACTTATGAAGATCTCCCAAAATTCTGCAGCACCGTGGGCAACATGGTGATTATCAACTGGCTGCAGGTTCAGGCTATGCAGTATGGCATGGAACATAAGCATGCAGATGTGGACTGCCAGAGCCTTGTTTTTAGAATCAGCAAGCTGTTCGGTGAGACTAGCGATGTAGGACAGGAAGCACATAGCGCCGTTGCAGATGGCGTGCTCGAGCCCAAAGAGCTCCGCCGCATTATCGGCGAGTTAAACGACGTGGTAAACACCTCGCTCGATATGATTGCAGACCTGCGCCAGCTTGAACGCAAACTGAAAGCGGAGCAGTAA
- a CDS encoding DUF4747 family protein: MARQRTLKLAILNIKIGPPHSPQNYIRLFEMLNELQPEEKLLGERQVKFIRSEAVGGAHQNGMIGQFFSYTEIQGQWLDMSSLEPLLDEEGNPITPVRTNLKPNMKTINFVFYPEGHRLMYIVNDGPGVKNFAKCFRRMVNQPEFQEAFGEVFVEVEQDEDSIARILRLPNKTKLEIDFSLPNPDAFGDLAQELQEKIQSQNVARFNQKMTGRKDGEGIEPDEETTALMDIAVSNGSVSAVGHDGTKKVYESTASYPKVDSTKYDPQQTTMLAYLLNRGQTLIRQLRSR; the protein is encoded by the coding sequence ATGGCTAGACAACGAACTTTGAAGCTCGCAATCTTGAATATTAAAATTGGACCTCCTCATTCTCCTCAAAACTATATTCGTCTGTTTGAAATGCTGAACGAATTACAGCCAGAAGAAAAATTGCTTGGTGAACGGCAGGTAAAGTTTATTCGTTCTGAAGCTGTTGGTGGGGCTCATCAAAATGGAATGATAGGACAGTTCTTTAGCTACACGGAGATTCAAGGCCAATGGCTGGACATGAGTAGCTTAGAACCGCTGCTGGATGAGGAAGGTAATCCCATTACCCCTGTTAGAACTAACCTGAAGCCAAACATGAAAACTATTAACTTTGTGTTTTATCCAGAAGGGCACCGTCTTATGTATATCGTTAACGATGGTCCCGGGGTAAAAAACTTTGCAAAGTGCTTCCGCCGCATGGTTAACCAGCCTGAGTTCCAAGAGGCGTTCGGTGAAGTGTTTGTAGAGGTTGAACAGGATGAAGATTCTATTGCGCGAATCTTGCGCCTGCCTAACAAGACAAAGCTTGAGATTGATTTCTCTCTTCCAAATCCAGATGCCTTTGGTGACTTAGCTCAGGAGCTGCAAGAGAAGATTCAATCGCAAAATGTTGCGCGATTTAATCAGAAAATGACAGGTCGTAAGGACGGAGAAGGTATTGAGCCAGACGAAGAAACTACAGCTCTTATGGATATTGCTGTCTCAAACGGTTCCGTTAGCGCAGTAGGGCATGATGGCACTAAAAAAGTGTATGAATCTACAGCGTCTTATCCTAAGGTAGACAGCACTAAATATGACCCGCAGCAAACAACAATGTTAGCGTATTTGCTTAACAGAGGCCAAACGCTAATCAGGCAATTAAGAAGTAGATAA
- a CDS encoding PIN domain-containing protein, whose protein sequence is MRQTFRGFYSDESRIDEVLKSDSTRIIFDTNVLLNLYNYHDKTRENFFETLKKLEDKLWLPYHVVLEYQRRRVAVLRREKKKFHILKSTADSCLEQLGKVKDQALFKRIPEVKTITDEYREKLSPILEEYKEKIEELNKSQLAAPKNDPIRGVITDLFDGRVGDIPSKEWMEALVAEGETRFEAKVPPGYRDEKKDKAEIPEFTYAGLNYLNKLGDLIIWKQLIEMAQAEDDIKNIVFVTDDGKEDWWHLDQSSNKEKIGARAELREEICDKGNIEHFSMYDSAEFLKQAAEAVNVALDEASVDDVKSHIVLESVIALESLDLESIAERIRLAVDNESSFEGEATSLGISYEDQFRIRKRVKRLVHDPSVFEFLEEVQPKRLFDDSLAYARRRLLEDYFDYDLDNDDDDVLLDYIIDYVAQYRP, encoded by the coding sequence ATGCGCCAGACATTTCGCGGCTTTTACAGTGATGAAAGTAGAATTGATGAAGTCTTGAAGAGTGACTCTACACGCATTATTTTTGATACAAACGTATTACTGAACTTGTATAATTATCACGATAAAACTCGTGAAAACTTCTTTGAGACACTGAAAAAGTTAGAAGATAAGCTTTGGCTCCCTTACCACGTTGTGCTTGAGTACCAGCGTCGTAGGGTTGCAGTCTTGCGTCGTGAAAAGAAGAAGTTTCATATTTTGAAGAGCACTGCTGATAGCTGCTTAGAGCAACTCGGCAAGGTGAAAGATCAGGCGCTATTCAAACGTATTCCTGAAGTGAAGACGATCACCGACGAATATCGCGAAAAGCTTTCTCCAATTCTCGAGGAATACAAAGAAAAGATTGAAGAGCTTAATAAGTCGCAGCTTGCAGCTCCTAAGAATGACCCGATACGTGGAGTTATCACAGACTTGTTTGATGGTCGGGTCGGCGACATTCCCAGCAAAGAATGGATGGAGGCACTTGTAGCTGAGGGGGAAACGCGATTCGAAGCTAAAGTTCCTCCAGGCTATCGAGATGAAAAGAAAGATAAGGCTGAGATTCCTGAATTTACTTATGCTGGATTGAATTATCTTAATAAGCTTGGAGACCTGATCATTTGGAAGCAGCTGATCGAAATGGCACAAGCGGAAGATGATATAAAAAATATCGTCTTTGTTACCGACGATGGTAAAGAAGACTGGTGGCATCTAGATCAATCTTCAAATAAAGAAAAAATTGGTGCACGCGCTGAGTTACGTGAAGAAATTTGCGACAAAGGAAATATTGAACATTTCTCAATGTATGATTCGGCAGAGTTTTTGAAGCAAGCAGCAGAAGCCGTAAATGTTGCTTTGGATGAAGCTTCAGTTGATGATGTTAAGTCTCATATTGTATTAGAAAGTGTTATTGCTCTGGAATCGTTGGATTTGGAAAGCATAGCGGAACGTATTAGGTTAGCGGTGGATAATGAAAGTTCTTTTGAAGGAGAAGCTACTTCTCTTGGAATATCTTATGAAGACCAATTTAGAATCCGAAAGAGAGTAAAACGGTTAGTCCATGACCCAAGTGTATTTGAGTTTTTGGAAGAGGTTCAACCTAAAAGGTTGTTTGATGATAGTCTTGCTTATGCAAGACGTCGATTGCTTGAAGATTATTTTGATTATGATCTTGATAATGATGACGATGATGTGTTGTTAGATTATATTATTGATTATGTTGCGCAGTATCGACCTTAG